A region of Gammaproteobacteria bacterium DNA encodes the following proteins:
- a CDS encoding ATP-binding cassette domain-containing protein translates to ELTVRSEETDRMILEDVSFVIRQGEIVGVAGVEGNGQAPLVEALMGILPLERGAVELLGNDITTWTNLRRREAGLGLIPEDRQRQGLLLPEPLWENAMLGHQTVPPFSRGLWIDRNGARRRTGDIITSYGVKTPGVDIPAMALSGGNQQKLIVGREMLAEPAVLIAAQPTRGIDVGAQASVWDQLRNARAAGLAVLLISADLEELIGLSDTLYVILRGRLVARLDPKTATPEELGSYMTGVRSAT, encoded by the coding sequence AAGAGCTGACGGTTCGGTCCGAAGAGACCGACAGGATGATTCTCGAAGATGTGTCGTTCGTCATCAGGCAGGGCGAGATCGTCGGGGTCGCCGGAGTGGAGGGCAACGGTCAGGCCCCGCTCGTCGAAGCCTTGATGGGAATACTTCCTCTCGAACGTGGAGCCGTCGAACTGCTCGGCAACGACATCACGACATGGACCAACTTGCGACGGCGTGAGGCAGGACTCGGTCTCATTCCCGAGGATCGTCAGCGTCAGGGGCTGCTGCTGCCGGAGCCACTGTGGGAGAACGCCATGCTGGGGCATCAGACGGTCCCGCCGTTCAGTCGCGGGTTGTGGATCGATCGCAATGGCGCCCGACGACGCACCGGCGACATCATCACGTCCTATGGGGTCAAGACCCCGGGAGTCGATATTCCGGCGATGGCCCTCTCGGGTGGGAACCAGCAGAAGCTGATCGTTGGACGTGAGATGTTGGCGGAACCGGCCGTGCTGATCGCCGCACAGCCGACGCGGGGGATCGACGTTGGCGCCCAGGCGTCGGTGTGGGATCAGCTACGCAACGCCCGCGCTGCGGGACTGGCCGTGTTGTTGATCTCTGCCGACCTGGAAGAACTTATCGGCCTCTCGGACACGCTGTACGTGATCCTGCGAGGCCGACTGGTTGCACGGCTCGATCCGAAGACCGCAACGCCTGAAGAACTCGGGTCCTACATGACCGGCGTGAGGAGCGCTACATGA
- a CDS encoding zinc-ribbon domain-containing protein encodes MTCPSCGASNPSTNRHCEQCGARLTQGPLPVAPQPMIRTTAGARALAVIFGTVAVVALLAFAFNSLFGSKEPVVPPTSSTTSTTIAAVPMKTDQLALLQRTQREPLL; translated from the coding sequence GTGACGTGCCCCTCATGTGGGGCCTCCAACCCGTCCACGAACCGTCACTGCGAGCAGTGTGGCGCCCGCCTCACCCAGGGTCCACTGCCGGTAGCACCCCAGCCCATGATCCGCACGACCGCCGGAGCGCGCGCTCTTGCAGTGATTTTCGGAACGGTTGCCGTCGTGGCTCTCCTCGCGTTCGCGTTCAACTCGCTGTTCGGCAGCAAGGAACCTGTCGTCCCTCCGACATCCTCCACCACATCGACGACCATAGCTGCAGTGCCGATGAAGACCGATCAACTGGCGCTGCTCCAGCGAACTCAACGAGAGCCTCTCCTGTGA
- a CDS encoding ABC transporter permease, with the protein MNLRRMMTSLLAPIGALAFSFVVASVALLLVGVNPFTAFAEMGKFAWSEASLVSIANRTVPLFLSGLAVAIGFKMGLFNIGVEGQYLLAAVFAAYFGALVNLPPVLHVLFIVLVAMIVGALWSGIAGVLKVKRGVHEVISTIMLNAIAVGLVAWLLANFFRKVDPGDLNIKTAELPHSAWFPSLNPLLEAIGIKPPAGPSMQGFLLVAIVVGIIYYLIVWRSRYGFELRSSGINPDAARMSGVDPDRMVIQTMLISGAFAGLVGISPLLGFFHRYTQDFSTGLGFTGIAVALLGRNHPVGIAFGAFLFAFMDRSALILDLKGIPREIVTIIQGVVVLAVVVAYEIVTRMTQRQEVAAAAEAAKADLEEVA; encoded by the coding sequence ATGAACCTGCGCCGAATGATGACGAGCCTGCTGGCGCCGATCGGAGCGCTGGCGTTTTCTTTCGTCGTCGCTTCCGTCGCTTTGCTGCTGGTCGGAGTGAACCCGTTCACGGCGTTCGCGGAGATGGGCAAGTTCGCGTGGAGCGAGGCGTCGCTGGTCTCCATCGCCAACCGGACGGTGCCGCTGTTCCTCTCTGGCCTGGCTGTCGCCATCGGGTTCAAGATGGGTCTGTTCAACATCGGTGTGGAAGGTCAGTACCTCCTGGCTGCCGTGTTCGCCGCCTACTTCGGAGCGCTCGTCAACCTGCCTCCCGTGCTGCACGTTCTCTTCATCGTCCTGGTCGCAATGATCGTCGGAGCTCTGTGGTCCGGTATCGCCGGCGTGTTGAAGGTCAAGCGGGGCGTTCACGAGGTGATCAGCACGATCATGCTCAATGCGATAGCGGTCGGGTTGGTCGCCTGGCTCTTGGCGAATTTCTTCCGAAAGGTCGATCCGGGGGACCTGAACATCAAGACGGCGGAACTGCCACACAGCGCCTGGTTCCCGTCGTTGAACCCTCTGCTGGAGGCCATCGGAATCAAACCACCTGCCGGCCCTTCGATGCAGGGTTTCCTGCTCGTTGCGATCGTGGTCGGAATCATCTACTACCTGATCGTCTGGCGCAGCCGGTACGGATTCGAACTGCGTTCCTCCGGCATCAATCCTGACGCCGCGCGGATGAGCGGTGTCGATCCGGACCGCATGGTGATCCAGACGATGCTCATCTCCGGGGCGTTCGCCGGACTCGTCGGCATCTCGCCGCTCCTCGGCTTCTTTCACAGGTACACCCAGGATTTCTCTACGGGACTCGGGTTTACCGGCATCGCCGTCGCCTTGCTGGGAAGGAACCATCCCGTGGGTATTGCGTTCGGTGCGTTCCTCTTTGCTTTCATGGATCGTTCCGCGCTGATCCTCGATCTCAAAGGCATTCCGAGGGAGATCGTGACGATCATCCAGGGTGTGGTCGTGCTCGCCGTGGTGGTCGCCTACGAGATCGTTACGCGCATGACCCAGCGCCAGGAAGTCGCCGCTGCCGCCGAGGCGGCGAAGGCGGACCTGGAGGAAGTGGCATGA